Within the Gossypium raimondii isolate GPD5lz chromosome 12, ASM2569854v1, whole genome shotgun sequence genome, the region ACTGCTTGTTGTTTtcattagttaaataataagaaaGAGGACGAGACTAAAGCATTCCATTGTTAGCTATTTCTTTCGTCAAAGTTCAAGGAAAAAGGGAACATATGAAATACTTTAGTATATAAAAATAGCACTATAGTTTTGCTGAAGACTGATCTATCTTCTTAGTTTTGTTTTTTCCAGAgatctattttaatatttatgattataaAGAGATATAATTTTGTGATCATTATTGTTACAAAAAATCATCACCTTCAAAATAAGCAGGCGGGACCATGACCCCTGAATAAAGTGGCACCGTCCCTAATGGCCAACATACACGTTTCTTTGGCAACTTTATGATTATATGGTGCTGTTATTTCGCCATTTGTCTACCAAAATGAAGGGTCGTTTTCACACTTGATTTCTAGCCTATGTCTAGTCATGCCACTACCATCTGTTTCTATTTTAAGAAACAAGACCCTCAAGTTTAATGATGGGTGGCACTGTGTTCACGGTTCAAacgtatatgtttattttggtactaaaataaataagccCTGAGAAAATTCAGAACCAAAACtcatcataaataaatattatgaacTTGCTgctgcttttttttctttttaatattgaaataagGGGGGAAAAGCTAGTATTTGAGTTACAGAGGTCCAAACCATTTGGACTGAAACGAAGACTGATAAAAAAGCAACACAAAAAGAAGACCAACCAAGATAGCGATGCCCCAAGGTGAACCCCTGGATGGGTGAACAGTGTGACGTTCAAGACGATGCTGCCAAAACGCAAACCTTCCACTAGACGAAAATGAGACCATGAAGAAGACTAACAGAACCGGCAAAAGAATAAGGAATAGCTGGAAGTTTATTGCGGAGCTATGTAAGTGGGCCTTGTAATCAGCATACTGAGAGAACCAAAGCAAGACAAGGACGATCCCAAAAATGGTGAGCAATGGGAGAGGCGGTGCAGACATGGAGGGTAGTGTCTGGCCTGACCACCCTTGTTTCCACTGAGGACCCCTTCGCCTAGGATACAACCACTCCATTCCTCTGTGTTTTCTTAGTGCTAGGATTCCAACGCTTTCATATAGGTTATTATAAGCTTGCTTGCTGGCTTTcataattgatatatatagTCCATAAGATATGGTTTTGGAATAAATTCTTTGAGTGCAAACGCCCTTTGAACAACTTTGATTTTTCATTAGATTGAGGGGCACTCAAGTGTCTGGTATCAAGTTTTATTCTTGTTGTAAAGGAGCTGTCTGGAACTGTCATCTTTTTAGCTCATGCAGCTAAAGAGCACTGCCATGGAAAGCCAAAGGGAAATAACACCTAACTTTTTCAAAGCATTATGTTTTTATTGCAAACGAAGTTATTATTTCATAAACTGTTGGAGAATTTctcttattttgaccaaaaattattttgtttttttcttctcctaattaaactttatttttagtttcttacttaaactctaattaacctagaGTTGTTGTAGTCATATATGCTACAAATTTGAGCTTATAAATAGACCTCAGTTACTCTAGGTTTtacacaataaaaatatttaaattaagagAATTTTGTTCTTTGCTCCGAAAGGTTTTCTTGTGGGGCTtcgggtttttcttttaattctcttcatcttttgtactctcctttattatagtgaaatctccttttgtctgtgattttttatcctcttttgaggagtttttccacgtaaaatttgcgTGTTCGATATTTTCGattcttattttcttcactttgtTGATTGTTTAATCAGGTTTATCTCCTACAAATttgtatcagagctagttcaattttcgcAGTCAACTCATTCAAAGATGGCAGCTTCAAGGTTCAACATTGAGAAGTTCGACGGAATTGCAAACTTTAGTTTGTGGCAAGTTCGAATGACGGCAATACTGGCTCAGAACGATCTGAAAAATGTCGTTATAAGGAAGAAGCCCGTAGATATGGATTAGTTAAAATGGCAAGAGCTCGATGAAAAAGCTCTATCCACTATTCAATTATGCCTCACAAATAATGTGTTACAGGAGGTTCTAAAGGAGAAAATAGCGTTTATGTTATGGAAGAAACTGAAAGCCTTATATATGACGAAATCTTTAGCCAACAGGTTAGTATTAAAACAACGTCTCTATACGTTCAAAATGGTCGAATGTGAGTTCATTAGAACTTATATTAGTGAGTTTGTTACCCTTATTAATGACTTAAAGAATCTAGAAACAGAGATTAGTGACGAAGATCAAGCTATGTTGTTGTTATGCTCTTTGCCCTCTTCTTATAAAACTTTCAAGGAAACTCTAATTTATGGGAGTGATCATCTCTCATTCAAAGATGTGAAGGGGAATCTTCTGAGCAAGGATAAACTCCACAACGAGTtagccaaaacaaaaaaaaaatcagacgGGCAAGCCTCAGTTTTAATTGCAAAAGGCAGACAACAAACtagaaatgtaacacccctaacccatatccgtggCCGAAATAGGGTTTCAGAGTATTACTGAAGTTTATCGATCAAATagacataaatttcaaacattttgtATCATATAATATTCGGGTCAGAAGTTAATTAAACTCATACATACTGTCCCTtatttgagccctcgaggcccaaaatacacgtTAGAAACAATCAGGACTAATTCggaaactcaaagaatttttcgaaatacattaaaaaatttcaaagctaCAGGgttcacacgcccatgtgtctgGTCGTGTGAACTCAGAATgtaccttaaacaacaagtttaccattcctTACAAGCTTGGATACTAAGCAATTCAAAAATCATTCGTTTAACCAGttcaaaacacaatttcaaaacacaatcaaacacattcaaatcacgtcaaaacaatcatcctaggtgcctaaccaatgtaccctcattggtaccacaattatatcatcaaattatattatcaatatatcattcaaatccaaattataaacatacctaatttaatccattttgcCTACTTTATGAACACATAAACATCAACTGAACATGTCATAATAAAGCTTCAAAAATAAACacatgtttatatgtatataccaaaccaatattaaatttataatgtcatttacatttaatacacaaaataaccattatttaaataccctaggtacatgccgacacaaaagatagacatcaccacatttgagttcaggatcattgttggatgctgaatcggctATCAAAAAGTTAAGTATCTAACCtacgcacggaaaacaaaaccgtacgctgagtaaaactcagtggtatttctataatccgaatatttaaagacataataatataatatgcacatattaattataagaacaattgaatatttaaaaccacatttattcatacaatgGCATTAGCCATTTAGTACTCAATTCATAAATACCATACTCAATtctcatcacttgctatataatagcttttcacattctattttcagttCACTATATCACTTCTATTTCGCATATTATGCCATATCAATAGCAATTatagaactttattatttatttacccctattaacacgactcggactcggacggatacatggatccaaccaaacacgccaatttggcacctagtgcctcatcgaataattcgaagtagtaaattgacacccagtgtatcatcggttaaactgaagtaaattggcacccagtgcctcatcgactcgaattcgaagaaatccctaaactcttccaatcctatggcataccATCTATATCCAACTCAGCTCGATACAGTTAATAAAGTCccaattcacttttcaaatacaacaattatccaatatcatatttgcacacacacacacacacacatatatatatatatcaattcaatccaattcaatcgactttaaatcaattcaataatcaaaatgCCATATACTCACCTTAaccacttaccatatacattaatttaaaatacaagaattaacaactaggttcggattatagaaatacaaaccagaaattcTGAGTTATTCGatgtcgactttatctttcccctttttagtcgaggatttcGGTACGACATTAGctacagaattaaaaaaattaaaattcatcaatacaacacaattcaatttcatattgaatatttcaatttttactcaatattagcctaaatttcaatttagtccataaaccgagactaattttattcttcacaattaatcttatgttttcatacaaattccactttaaactaaatttaactctctattttcacttaaacccataaattttaatttttcataatttagtccttacaattcaaaatttacaatttattctacaatttaatcatttttcatttctagcttaaaatctattaatttaatccctattactaaaattattcaacattaacaacatttaaaacttaataaactTGGAAACTTTGAAGCCCTAGAGCCCATCGTCTCattctttctccttttctttctttttctttctgctttcgttttggtttttatttttctttcttttcttttatttatttgttttattataatataatatatatacttaattattaagtatcatattataatatatattttaactttaatttattaataatatatataataattttacactTATGACGTCACTAAAGAACAATgacataattgcttctttagtccctttacttttctttaatctataattcaactttcactctatatgcaatttagtccttatacctaattattattagttcatgcaaattcacttaaccaaaactaattaactacacaactagctttgtaaatattttttaaaaatatttacgagttcgATTTACAAGAACGAAGTCTCGAAAATACACTTTTCGACACCCGTGACTATCGAGTCGTTACAAGAAAGACAGATCGAAACCGGTCTAAAGCAAGGTCCAAATTTAGAAATCATGACAAATATTATGGCTATTGTAAAAAGGTGGACTATGTTAAGGTAGAATGTTAGAAACttcaaaatgaaatcaaaagGGATGCCAAAAACGACAAGAAAGATAAACAGGAAGCCGAAGTTGTTGATGCTAGTGTAGCCGATGACAGAGGTGATGATTTATTATTGATGCCAATGAGCGAAAGCTCTCATCTTAATTTCGAATGAATTTTAGATTCAGGGTGCTCCTATCACATGTGTCCCAACAAGGACTGGTTCTCCACGTATAGTttagttgaaggtggagttgtgttGATAGGGAATAAATCTCCATGTAAAATATCTGGAATCGGAACAGtaaaaattaggatacacgacgGAATTCTTGGAAACTATCAGATGTCAAGTATGCTcctaatttaaagaaaatcttaTCTCATTGGGAATTTTGGATTCTAACAATTGCACGATAGTCATTTAATCAAATGGCTTAAAAGTTTCTCGTGGGGCTCTTGCTATGATGAGAGGACAAAAAAAGGACAGCCTATATATTTTGCAAGGGTCAACGATTACTAGTAAGGTTGCGATTACCATATAAAAGCCGAAATCGTCGCGATGACACAACGTGACTTTTTCTCCACTGATTTCGATTCAACCAAACTTTGGCACATGTGACTGGGTCATGTGAGTGAGAAATGTATGACAACCTTGTACAATAGAGGTCTTTTCAAAGGCATTAGGGTTGGTAAGTTAGGTTTCAGCGagcattctatttttaaaaaataaacccgAGTCAATTTTGATTCAGCAATTCACAGAACAAAAGGGATTCTAGATTATATTCATTCCGATTTATAGGGTCCTTATTATGACATCTCAAAAGGAGGTAATAAATACTtcctaaattttattgataattacTCTAGAAAAGTTTGAGTTTATTTCTTAAACAATTAAGCAAAGTTTTCGGAATCTTTAAATAGTGGAAGAAACTGTTAGAAAAACAAACCGAAAAATCCATAAAGCGATTGAGAACGGATAATGATCTTGAGTTTTGTTCATCAAAGTTTAATGATTTCTGCAAACGAgaaggaattaaaataaatcaaaccgTTGTTGAAACTCTGCAATAGAATGGAGTTACagaaagaataaatagaacattGTTAGAAAAGGATCGATGCATGCTTTCTAATGCAAGCTTAAGGAAAGAATTTTGGGCTAAAACCGTAAACCTAGCAAATTATTTGGTAAATCGATCTCCTCATCGAGCATTGAACGATAAAGTTCTAGAAGAGATATGGTTAGGTAATCCTCCCAATTATTATAATCTTAGGATTTTCGGTTGTCCTGCTTATGCTAAAGTTAGCTAGGGAAAGCTCGAACCAAGGGTCGTTAAATGCATCTTTCTAAGATACTCTACCGGTACAAAAGGTTTTAAGTTGTGGTATACGAAATCCAACAAAATAATTGTTAGCAAAGATGTTACATTTAATGAATTTGTCATGTTTTGATTAGAAATGgggaattttacttttaaagacACAACAAATTAGAGTGTCTCGAGCAAGATGGAGTCAAAAGTCGAAATAGGGGGCGACGTCTCAACGAGTAAATATCCAAGGATGCGATGAACAGAGGTCTGGTCCTGACGAAGAGTCACGCGACATCGCTACGACATGACAAAATTCTGTTCCTTGCAAGTTTGAAGTTGTTTTAGATCTGTTG harbors:
- the LOC105762914 gene encoding uncharacterized protein LOC105762914, with product MEWLYPRRRGPQWKQGWSGQTLPSMSAPPLPLLTIFGIVLVLLWFSQYADYKAHLHSSAINFQLFLILLPVLLVFFMVSFSSSGRFAFWQHRLERHTVHPSRGSPWGIAILVGLLFVLLFYQSSFQSKWFGPL